ATGAATGTTGGTTGCTGTCTGTCAATACATttaacagaagaagaagaatggaTTGTCAGCGCCCAATCGCGGCGCGTAAACTGAAACGTCTCCGTTGTTGTCAGCAACCGGGTGACAATTCACCGAGTTTGTAATTGGGGTAGCTAATTCATCCTTTCTTCATTCTTCTCAGACATAATACTATACGGAAGCAAATAACAACACACGCAAGTGTATCAAAAGACGATAACGTTTGCTAAGTAACAACTATTTTACTGAGTTTCTTCAAATACAATCCAAGGATGACTTCTGCACTGGTAAGATTATTACAGCACTTTCTGAGAATGCTGTATGAGTTACATATTGAACGTAACTGTactgttactagctagcttttgAGCGGTTTGTAGCTCTTGAAATTAATAATTTGGAGGTTAGTTATGGCAAGAGAACTACGCTAGATCTGAATAATTTATGGCTTAGCAAGTAAAGTTTTCCTCCTAGTATTTTTTTTGTTACTGTGCAAAATTGTCTAGCACTGATACCCAGCTTTGCCTTTCACTGCATAGGATGACCCGACCCTCGAGAGACACTTCAAGGGTCACAGAGACACCGTAACAAGTGTTGACTTCAACTGCAACATGAAGCAAATAGGTGTGCTATAACATTGTCACATGTCAAACCCTAATTTGGAAAGAACATAGAACATTATACCACAATCAATAGACACAGTGTGGTTTATCATATGTGGAACAAATCAGTAATGTGTATaatgttgtatttgtgtgtaatcaCGGGATGTGTGTGACCCTTGCTTCTCCAGTCACGGGATCTATGGACTCCTGCCTGATGGTCTGGAACATGAAGCCACAGATGAGAGCTTACAGATTTGTTGGACATAAAGATGCTGTAATGTCTGTTCAGTTTTCCCCCTCTGGTCACCTTGTGGCATCAGCATCTAGAGACAAAACCGTCCGTCTCTGGGTCCCCAGTGTGTAAGTATAACTGTAGACATGACACAGTTAGTCTCTGGGTTCCCAGTGTGTAAGTATAACTGtagacatgacacacacatagtccTAATGAGGTGAAAGTGAATGGGTTTCTCTATTTTCACGACGATAGTAGAATACAATTCTGGACCAGGTATTCACCAATGGTTAGAACTTATCATTGGCTTCATGTTTATGCTATAACATCTGACACACTTGGTTAAATACCTTCCACCTGCGCTATGGCGCTACCGCTAGCATATAAGATTATATTATAAGAGAAGGATCACAGATTGAGCCTAGTGAGGAAGCAATACTGACAGTCACAATAAAACAGCGTTGGATCATTGTTTAGGATGTTGAGTGGCCCATCCACAGATACTCCCAGTTGAGAAATTCACTGGTGTAGAAGGACAAGACAACTACTTGGTCCCATATTATGTGAAGTTTTCAGTTGTAGCCTTACACCTGAAGCCTTACAATACATCAGATGTCTTGTGTAGGAATCACTGTTACTTtacttttatgtattttttgatAAGGGTaagcagtttttttttccttttgcatatgtttttattattattctattaGGCCTACAGGAATCTTGGGTGTAATAAGTGGTTGGAAAGAAAAGCGTAAATAATTGAAACGTAAAATGTTTTTTCAAGCCATTTTTTAAGCACAACTGTTCAAGGAAATAATGTATATAAAACAATACCCTGAATCTATCTGCCTTACTGTTCCATTCTATTCTGTTCTATTCTTTGTATCCCTTATATAGGAAGGGTGAGTCGACAGTGTTCAAGGCTCACACAGGGACCGTCCGCAGTGTAAACTTCTCCAGTGACGGCCAGACTTTGGTCACAGCCTCAGACGACAAAACTCTCAAAGTCTGGACTGTCCACAGACAGAAGTTCCTTTTCTCCCTCAGCCAGCACATCAACTGGGTGCGATGCGCCAAGTAGGTGATACCTGTCATGGGATGTTACCTTTTacatgttgttgtggttgtttatGTGTACATCATGTCATAGCTCCTTGGGCCCGAGCGTCATGACTTTATGAGCTGAGCTTTCACTTACTTCGCACTGAAATAAAAATGTGCCATCTTCCCAATACTTTCCTTCAGATTTTCTCCAGATGGACGGTTAATCGTGTCGGCCAGTGACGACAAAACCATTAAGCTCTGGGACAAAAACAGCCGGGAGTGCATCCACTCTTTCTATGAGCATGGAGGGTAAGGATCTACGCCGCCCCGGTGCATGGGTCAAGGATCTTCAGTGCAACAAGAGAAACCTCTGACCGTGTGTCTTTGTAAAGGTTTCTTCCTGTCAGAGCCtgtttacatttcatttagtcatttagcagacgctcttatccagagcgacttacagtaagtacagggacattctccccgaggcaagtagggtgaagtgcctttcccaaggacacaacgtttgttggcacggccgggaatcgaaccaacaaccttctgattaatagcccgactccctaaccgctcagccatcggaCTCCCTGTTGTCTCCCTGTTTCCCTCCTGCATGTCTCAGGTATGTGAACCACGCAGACTTCCACCCAAGTGGGACCTGCATCGCTGCAGCCAGCACGGACAACACAGTCAAAGTGTGGGACATTCGGACCAACAGGCTCCTGCAGCACTATCAAGGTGATGCTCAGTCATGCCCGTGAAGGGAGAATGTCTGGTAGATTGTAATAACAAACAAACATTGAACACCAAAAACATCGGCCGGAAATTGTAAGATCGGGCGGAATTTTGTAACCTGCAGTCCTTTTCGATTTGACCACACAGTAATAGAAAATAGACATTGTATGAAGTGATTGGAGAAGTgattggtttcagaatccggcTTGGATTTAACTATGTGTAATTACATCCCGCAGAGGAGACATTTGGAGATAAAAGATGTTAGATAATGACTCCTCCAGCCAATTTACAGCTCAGTGAAGACTTAGCAGATTGTCAGCCATTACAATGCTGTGTGGCTTTAGGGGCACTGCAGTGACTTGAAGGCATTTTCAACATAAGTGGTGAGACAAGCTAGAACAAGCTGGTTGTAACTGGCCAAAAGAAATGCCGTTTGACACGGTTTTAAGTTCCAGATTCAATAATCTGCCTTGAGTGATTGCGTTCTAAAGGTTACATTTTTTCAGTGGAATCGGAATTTCCTAGAAAGCTTTAGCAGTATGATAGTGTTTGAATTGGCCTCATTGGGAATCTGCAGTTGTAGTAGCATAAGTTCACCATTAGAGGGAGTAGCATGCCCGTTGAATGAAAGTGCCCTGGACCTCGTCCCCTGCAGTTTAACAGCCACTAGGTTCCTTTTAGATCCTCCCTTAGTTACCGCAAGCTATTCAAATAAGACAGCAACATACAAATCAGTTTGGAACTGACCCGTGTAATATTGGTTGAGTGTATTAGGCGTCATTATATAGCACACGTCTAGAACTATATGTGTTCATTTGTGCTAGGGATGCGCATTGATTATTTGAGCTTGTTTCAGTTCACAGCGCCGTGGTGAATGGGCTATCCTTCCATCCGTCTGGCAACTAC
The window above is part of the Osmerus mordax isolate fOsmMor3 chromosome 1, fOsmMor3.pri, whole genome shotgun sequence genome. Proteins encoded here:
- the LOC136945899 gene encoding LOW QUALITY PROTEIN: POC1 centriolar protein homolog A-like (The sequence of the model RefSeq protein was modified relative to this genomic sequence to represent the inferred CDS: inserted 2 bases in 1 codon; deleted 1 base in 1 codon), which codes for MTSALDDPTLERHFKGHRDTVTSVDFNCNMKQIVTGSMDSCLMVWNMKPQMRAYRFVGHKDAVMSVQFSPSGHLVASASRDKTVRLWVPSVKGESTVFKAHTGTVRSVNFSSDGQTLVTASDDKTLKVWTVHRQKFLFSLSQHINWVRCAKFSPDGRLIVSASDDKTIKLWDKNSRECIHSFYEHGGYVNHADFHPSGTCIAAASTDNTVKVWDIRTNRLLQHYQVHSAVVNGLSFHPSGNYLITASNDSTLKILDLVEGKLLYTLHGHQGPATCVSFSRTGDFFASGGSDEQVMVWKTNFDSADYREVLQQSGPSDVGGGGXAIPGDSRGTLRSQPSEPGSDLVSHQSSGPDLRSRNGGHSGTSRGPSARSSSTQQTQPLGQPQHQPQPQAEAQWAPSDGGIPPALANTLEQIVGQLDVLTQTVAILEQRLTLTEDKLKECIDNQLSISLQLQQQQPAPQA